Below is a window of Gemmatimonas sp. UBA7669 DNA.
ATTGGCGCATCCAAAGCCCGTCCGGTCTCCCGGCACCTGGGACGGCTCAAACAGGCGCACGTAGTAGCGCTTGCCGGTCTCCAATTTCGAAATGCGCGCCGTGGCGTCACCCGTGCCGTCGTTGCGCGTAAGGATCTGACGGAATGCCGCGCCTGCTGCCACGGGACGGCCTTCGTCCCCACAGGAGCCGGCCACGATGTCCCATGCCAACTGACGATTGATGGGCGCGTTGCGAATGCTGAGGCGGGCACGCGAGTCCTTGCCACCCTGCGGCTCCACACGCAGGTCCGCGGCGCCGCGCAGTCCGTTCAAGGTGGACATGGTGGCCGACCACTTGCCGGACTTGCCAGCGACGGCCGCGCTGTCCTGCGCGCGAAGCGCCGCAGGCGCCACAAGCACAGACAGACCAGCACAAAGTGCGAACCGAACGACGGGAGACAGTGACTTCACGAAGTACTCCGGATCAACGCGGGGAGTGTCAGGATGGAACCACCTACACATTCTATCCTCTCGCGGTTCTGGCGCCATCCTTTGTGCCCGGACGCAAAAGGCGTGGCTCTGGCGCAAGCTGGTGGGATAGTGCGGCTATTCCAACTCGCGCCAGCTCGCGGCAGCACACGCAATCACCGCCGCCGAAAATGCCAGCGAAGACCAGTGAAACTGACCGACGACCAACGTGGGGATCTGCGGCAGCGCAAAGACCAATGCGGCGAGGATGGCGCCAGCGCGTCGACGCTTGCTCAGCAACCACCATGCGGTTGCGCTCGTGCCCAATGCCAACACCGCGCGCAAATACATCTTGGGCTTGAGCTCCTCGTACGTCACACCCTCGGGCAGATTGGCCGGCACGTCGAACAGCGCAAGAAACACAAGACCAAGCACACCGCCGACTATGCCCGCCGCAAACAACCAGGTGAGCAAGTGCAGCGGCCACGACGCCGGCGCGGGCTCCGGTTCACTGCGCACCGGCGATTCCTCAAACTCCACCACAACCGGCACCTGCGCCGCCGGTGCGACACCGCATGAGACACTGTGTGAGACACTCTGTGCCTCCCCCGCCAACGGCGTTGTCACCTCGCCGCGCTCACCAACTCGCTCGTCCATCACCAGGCCCGCTCAACCCCCGTCCAATCCACGAACGCGCCGCTGCGATCGCGAGCCAGGCGTTCGCACTGCATCAGGAGGCCTGATGCAACATCCGCCAGTTCCACGCTGCGCTCCTCGTCTGCGGGCACATCTTCGTCTTCGGCCACGTGGCCTGCGCCAAGCACCAGCGCACTCGCATTGCCCAGACAGAGCACCACCCGCTCCTCGCGCAAGTCGTGCGCCAGCGCGCGCACCAGCATGTGCAGTCCGGCGGCGCTTGCGCTCTCCGCGTAATCCCCACCAAGCTGCTTGTCCTTGAGCGAGCCGCGCTCGCTGCTCACCACCAGCACCCGCGCCCCGTCCCCTCGCGTGAGCCAGGGCAGCAGCGTGCGAATCAACAGCACCGGGGCCACCGCGTGTCGCCGGTAGTGCTCCGTCAGTCCCGTGGAGGTCATGGTGGACAAGTGTGCGTCCCGCGCAGCATCGCGTACCCGCTCATGCGCCCCGAGCTCTACCGGCCCCAGTACCACCAGGTCGAGCGAATCGGTGAGACTCTCCAGCACCGGCACCACATCGGCCACACTCGAGGCGTCCGCCGGTTCAAATGGCAGCAGCTCGAGCCCACCGAACTCCGCACGAAGGTCGGCCAACTCCGGTACACGCGCCGGATTGCGACAGGCGGCATACACGCGGTCGCCACGCGCCAGGCACTGGCGCACCAACTCGATGCCCAGGGGATGTGCGGCTCCCGTCACCAGCGTGCGACGTGCACCAAGGGCGTTCATGACGCCGCTCCTTCCGAGCGCGACGCGTCAATCACACGCGCCACGGCCTCCACCGTCGCATCAATCTCGATGGGCCGGTTGGCGCCCTCTGACGCCTCGCGTTCCTGATGCATGCTCACCAGAATGCCCGGGTCCTTGAGCACATGA
It encodes the following:
- a CDS encoding SDR family NAD(P)-dependent oxidoreductase, with protein sequence MNALGARRTLVTGAAHPLGIELVRQCLARGDRVYAACRNPARVPELADLRAEFGGLELLPFEPADASSVADVVPVLESLTDSLDLVVLGPVELGAHERVRDAARDAHLSTMTSTGLTEHYRRHAVAPVLLIRTLLPWLTRGDGARVLVVSSERGSLKDKQLGGDYAESASAAGLHMLVRALAHDLREERVVLCLGNASALVLGAGHVAEDEDVPADEERSVELADVASGLLMQCERLARDRSGAFVDWTGVERAW